In Phalacrocorax aristotelis chromosome 6, bGulAri2.1, whole genome shotgun sequence, one DNA window encodes the following:
- the LOC142058236 gene encoding U3 small nucleolar RNA-interacting protein 2-like — translation MVIVRSPRMGSIDCIQLIGEEHVVSGADDRSVALWGLAKKKPLVLARQAHGMQDAQGLQQPYCILAVAALRNSDLLATGSHSASVKLWKCSEGFWKLEPLWAIPLVGFVNSLEFSAAGDFLVAGLGQEHRLGRWWRIKEAKNSICIIPLKRRATAPSSHVPDSS, via the exons atggtcatcGTCAGATCCCCAAGGAT GGGCTCCATTGATTGTATCCAGCTCATCGGCGAGGAGCACGTGGTGTCGGGTGCCGATGACAG GTCTGTAGCCCTGTGGGGGCTGGCGAAGAAGAAGCCGCTGGTGCTGGCCCGGCAGGCGCACGGCATGCAGGACGCCCAGGGCCTGCAGCAGCCGTACTGCATCTTGGCGGTGGCTGCCCTGCGCAACAGTGACCTCCTGGCTACAG GCTCCCACAGTGCTAGTGTGAAGCTCTGGAAGTGCAGTGAGGGATTTTGGAAGCTGGAGCCCCTCTGGGCTATCCCGTTG gtgggttttgtcAACAGCCTCGAGTTCTCGGCAGCCGGTGACTTCCTGGTGGCCGGCCTCGGGCAGGAGCACCG GCTTGGCCGGTGGTGGAGAATCAAAGAAGCCAAAAACAGCATCTGCATCATCCCCCTGAAGCGGAGGGCTACAGCCCCCAGCTCCCATGTCCCTGACAGCTCCTAG
- the LOC142058251 gene encoding LOW QUALITY PROTEIN: uncharacterized protein LOC142058251 (The sequence of the model RefSeq protein was modified relative to this genomic sequence to represent the inferred CDS: substituted 1 base at 1 genomic stop codon) yields the protein MATQKAVNAQDFVSSPAKGIDKLYHLLEVHQSRPSPRGQDWVKKHWFQPQSVVGRIRVVXKEARVRPGKGKAVICAVLGASLSAAVEERKRRLCQADVTIDSLQVVIKSLQEQLEGNKRLLQEERNQNAILKEELRDQLLREADTLAEVEVKLSEKGVRQVYPQGVLQRARETVESFPHMYPLFKTEYLYEDNNDDRPQVLTKEVPFTATEVAKLKKDFARTPKESETEYVWRVSLSAGGDGILLSEKEAEGYWGPGVFLTTGNRRAPWSLTQRAAYWAGGLNPLERGDPLAITGTVDQLVESVQKAACLQKMYDRELKPHQSSPMMMPVDPGRMTPLIRGLPDSLKPTGIQLQGRIQNNSEGERTAATLEGIITPDHWRLGRKVWTWREVAQELINFGRKYGPDGGSFQKTETRVVQSAEQVNNRQLSIGKGQDLRPLRNNHPGRERLLSRQGLWHLGLQKGIPRDLMDGLPTPKLEKLVQKWSGKKATLGVVAAAPPLIDLEGELTREKAEN from the coding sequence ATGGCCACTCAGAAGGCAGTTAACGCCCAGGATTTTGTCTCTTCACCGGCCAAAGGGATTGATAAACTGTACCATCTTTTGGAGGTGCACCAATCTCGCCCCTCACCCCGGGGACAAGATTGGGTGAAAAAACATTGGTTTCAACCGCAGAGTGTAGTAGGCAGGATAAGGGTAGTGTAGAAGGAAGCTAGGGTTAGAccggggaaaggaaaagctgtaatttgCGCAGTCCTGGGAGCGAGTCTGTCAGCAGCGGTGGAAGAGAGGAAACGGAGGCTTTGTCAAGCCGATGTCACAATAGACTCACTGCAGGTGGTCATAAAGTCACTGCAGGAACAATTGGAGGGAAACAAGCGATTGttgcaggaggagagaaatcaAAATGCCATACTGAAGGAAGAATTGAGGGATCAGCTTTTGAGGGAAGCAGATACACTGGCGGAAGTAGAGGTGAAACTTTCAGAGAAAGGGGTACGGCAAGTTTACCCTCAGGGAGTCTTGCAGAGGGCAAGGGAAACTGTAGAAAGCTTCCCTCACATGTATCCACTCTTTAAAACAGAGTACTTGTATGAGGACAATAACGATGACCGTCCTCAAGTTCTCACCAAAGAAGTCCCATTTACAGCAACCGAAGTAGCAAAGTTGAAAAAAGACTTTGCAAGAACTCCGAAGGAATCGGAGACAGAATATGTGTGGAGAGTGTCCCTGTCAGCAGGGGGGGATGGAATTTTGTTGTcggagaaagaagcagaaggctATTGGGGTCCAGGTGTGTTCTTAACTACAGGTAATCGCCGAGCCCCATGGTCATTAACCCAGAGGGCTGCGTATTGGGCCGGAGGGCTGAACCCTTTGGAGAGGGGAGATCCCCTTGCCATAACAGGTACGGTGGATCAACTAGTGGAAAGCGTGCAGAAAGCAGCCTGTCTCCAAAAGATGTATGATCGGGAGCTCAAGCCCCACCAGAGTTCCCCGATGATGATGCCTGTAGACCCAGGGAGGATGACTCCCCTGATCCGGGGACTCCCTGACTCCCTGAAACCCACTGGGATCCAATTACAGGGgagaattcaaaataattccGAAGGAGAAAGAACTGCGGCCACTCTGGAAGGGATAATAACCCCTGACCATTGGCGGTTGGGAAGGAAAGTGTGGACGTGGAGGGAGGTAGCgcaggaattaattaattttgggagaaaatatgGCCCTGATGGTGGATCGTTCCAAAAAACCGAAACAAGGGTTGTACAGTCTGCAGAGCAAGTTAACAATCGGCAGCTGTCAATTGGGAAGGGCCAGGATTTGAGGCCACTCCGCAACAATCATCCCGGGAGAGAGAGACTCCTAAGTCGACAGGGCTTATGGCATCTAGGGCTTCAGAAGGGCATTCCTCGAGACCTGATGGATGGACTCCCGACCCCAAAATTGGAAAAACTTGTACAGAAATGGTCAGGGAAGAAGGCCACTCTCGGAGTAGTTGCCGCTGCTCCACCCCTGATAGATCTTGAGGGGGAGCTGACTAGGGAAAAGGCGGAAAACTAG
- the LOC142058235 gene encoding maestro heat-like repeat-containing protein family member 7 — protein sequence MVEVLVADPAFPMGQVLNIVWAIYRNLPFIRAVVALNSLERALLVLMHKQPSMVVASLLQCSPTCTCVAMRMWKVTLSKPQVAEKVLQELLSRLMNQSPCKTSTSTGDNPRVLSLAAARTVSEILLQRTCLREVEAIFPQLFLALLFQVSFTTELTVQEVHIFWREHQEDLLGPIRSVVQSMRVLLCSMGFESQALAIEAQGGWDALLSSQTHLMGVRIVAREMMKTPRPLLSTIFCHLAELLSVEEPTWEMIAMVFLVEMLGCTSLSEELDRALEIFPMYLQSQCLGMPSLVLRGLLRLSERPDTARKTLVLLPYVMEQLQGADSDASAIALSLLSNLLRLLEGKTLSLTALALAEKLQPLFSDESSTVRELSIRLFRNTMGVVVDAKKKKMKEVVWGSLLPLLFHLHDEDKNVAKASQETLSSAGQFLKWRQLAQLGETVQAWRISECLLARNRSRAKEYLRQSQSYLRSPQEPLRREAVRFIGLIGRQVDGHEELQYIREVLQDAGRDTSLLVSSLATQALLILSLRKAESRFNVQRLSFRLLRAWTRWHSAPSEDSAQAERKQQPQP from the exons ATGGTGGAAGTCCTTGTGGCAGACCCTGCCTTCCCGATGGGACAG GTGCTGAACATCGTGTGGGCCATCTACAGAAACCTGCCCTTCATCAGGGCGGTGGTAGCCCTCAACAGCCTGGAGAGGGCCCTGCTGGTGCTGATGCACAAACAGCCCAGCATGGTGGTGGCCAGCCTGTTGCAGTGCTCCCCAACATGTACCTG TGTTGCGATGCGCATGTGGAAGGTGACACTCTCCAAGCCCCAGGTTGCGgagaaggtgctgcaggagctgctcagcaggcTGATGAACCAGTCGCCGTGCAAGACCTCCACCTCTACTGGGGACAACCCCCGCGTCCTCTCCCTGGCT gcagccaggacGGTAAGCGAGATCCTCCTGCAGCGCACCTGCCTGCGGGAGGTGGAGGCgattttcccccagcttttcctGGCACTGCTTTTCCAAGTGTCATTCACCACGGAGTTGACGGTGCAGGAGGTGCACATCTTTTGGAGGGAGCACCAAGAGGATCTGCTCGGTCCCATCAG GTCTGTGGTGCAGTCCATGagagtgctgctctgcagcatgggCTTTGAGAGCCAGGCGCTGGCCATTGAGGCGCAGGGTGGCTGGgatgccctgctcagcagccagaCCCACCTCATGGGAGTCCGCATTGTGGCCAG gGAGATGATGAAGACCCCAAGACCCCTGCTCTCCACCATCTTCTGCCATCTGGCAGAACTCCTCAGTGTGGAGGAGCCCACCTGGGAGATGATCGCCATGGTCTTCCTCGTTGAG ATGTTGGGCTGCACCAGCCTCAGTGAAGAGCTGGACCGTGCCCTGGAAATCTTCCCCATGTAtctgcagagccagtgcctGGGGATGCCCAGCctggtgctcaggggcctcctCAGGCTCAGTGAGAGGCCCGACACG GCAAGGAAAACCCTCGTCCTGCTGCCGTATGtcatggagcagctgcagggtgctgacAGTGATGCCAGCGCCATcgccctgtccctgctcagcAACCTGCTccggctgctggaggggaagacGCTCAGCCTGACTGCCCTGGCGCTGGCTGAGAAGCTCCAGCCGCTCTTCAGCGAC GAGTCGAGCACTGTGCGGGAGCTCTCCATCCGGCTCTTCCGAAACACAATGGGGGTTGTGGTGGATGCCAAAAAGAAGAAGATGAAGGAGGTGGTGTggggcagcctgctgccactgctcttTCACCTGCACGACGAGGACAAGAATGTGGCCAAG GCCTCCCAGGAAAccctcagcagtgctggacAGTTCCTGAAGTGGCGGCAGCTGGCCCAGCTGGGCGAGACCGTGCAGGCATGGAGGATCAGCGAGTGCCTG ctggCCAGGAACAGGAGCAGGGCCAAGGAATACCTGCGCCAGAGCCAGTCCTACCTGCGGAGCCCGCAGGAGCCCCTGCGGCGGGAAGCTGTCAGGTTCATCG GGCTCATCGGACGGCAGGTGGATGGGCACGAGGAGTTGCAGTACATCAGAGAGG TCCTTCAAGATGCAGGGAGAGACACGAGTCTCCTGGTCTCCTCCCTGGCAACACAGGCGCTCCTCATCCTCAGCTTGAGGAAGGCTGAGTCGAGGTTTAACGTGCAACGGCTGAGCTTCCGGCTGCTGAGGGCATGGACGAGGTGGCACTCGGCACCCAGCGAGGACTCTGCtcaggcagagagaaagcagcaacCCCAGCCCTAG